A region of the Planifilum fulgidum genome:
AACAGCGCACGCCAAATCCGCTCCCACGTCCCGTCTTCCGACCATTGTTTCAGCCGCCGCCAACAGGTGGTGGGAGAACCATATTGCCGGGGCATATCCGCCCAAGTACAACCGGTTTTCAACACGTAGAGAATTCCGTTCAATGTTTTTCTCGGATCGGCGGGCGGACGCCCGGGTCCCGGTTTAGGTTTGGGAAGCAGGGGCTCAATCACAGCCCATTGTTCGTCTGTCAACTCATGTCTCGTATTCATACTTCCATTTTACATTGGCAGATCATGTTTTTGAAATAGCTTGTAGAATCACTAGAATCACTGTTGTTT
Encoded here:
- a CDS encoding transposase, whose protein sequence is MNTRHELTDEQWAVIEPLLPKPKPGPGRPPADPRKTLNGILYVLKTGCTWADMPRQYGSPTTCWRRLKQWSEDGTWERIWRAL